Proteins encoded within one genomic window of Methanosarcina barkeri str. Wiesmoor:
- a CDS encoding radical SAM protein, with protein sequence MASTPKEIQPSKIRLDVSTVCQLRCPTCPTANGKVAAAIGSGFLKYSDFKQIIDNNSFIKEIELSNYGEIFLNPELIDMIKYAYEKNVAVCANNGANLNTMTDELIESLVKYRFKGITCSIDGIDNKTYQIYRQRGNFDNVINNIKAINRYKKKYNSPYPKLLWQFVAFGHNEGFVDRAREMAQDLGMDFFLKLSWGNMFSDKVFSPVKDKEHISKETGLGVANRDEYYQKYGVNYIRPLCFMLWKNPQINFDGRMLGCNVNFWEDYGNVFKDNLISVLNNEKMSYARSMLMGKKPARDDIPCVKCKLYNTMLEDKHWISWEEIKRSGKVTHGSISV encoded by the coding sequence ATGGCATCTACACCTAAAGAAATCCAACCAAGTAAAATTCGATTAGACGTTTCAACAGTCTGCCAGCTGAGATGTCCTACTTGTCCTACAGCTAATGGCAAGGTCGCTGCTGCCATTGGATCTGGCTTTTTAAAATATAGTGATTTTAAACAAATTATAGATAATAACTCGTTTATCAAAGAAATTGAGTTATCGAACTATGGCGAGATATTTTTAAATCCAGAACTCATCGACATGATAAAATATGCCTATGAGAAAAATGTTGCAGTATGCGCCAACAATGGCGCTAACCTAAACACGATGACTGATGAGTTAATAGAGTCACTTGTTAAATACAGATTTAAGGGAATTACCTGTTCAATTGACGGCATAGATAATAAAACCTACCAGATTTACAGACAAAGAGGGAACTTTGATAATGTTATAAACAATATAAAAGCTATAAACAGATATAAAAAAAAGTATAATTCTCCATACCCTAAACTTTTATGGCAATTTGTTGCTTTCGGCCATAATGAAGGTTTTGTCGATCGTGCCCGCGAAATGGCTCAGGACCTTGGAATGGACTTTTTTCTAAAATTATCTTGGGGAAATATGTTCAGCGATAAAGTGTTTTCGCCAGTTAAAGATAAAGAGCATATAAGTAAAGAAACTGGATTAGGGGTTGCAAATAGGGATGAGTACTACCAAAAATATGGAGTTAACTATATCAGGCCACTCTGCTTCATGTTATGGAAAAACCCGCAAATCAACTTTGATGGGCGTATGCTTGGATGTAATGTGAACTTTTGGGAAGATTACGGCAATGTTTTCAAAGATAATCTAATCTCTGTTTTAAACAACGAAAAAATGAGTTACGCCAGATCGATGTTGATGGGTAAAAAACCGGCCAGGGATGATATACCGTGCGTAAAATGCAAGCTATATAACACAATGCTTGAAGATAAACATTGGATCTCATGGGAAGAGATTAAGAGGAGTGGAAAGGTAACGCATGGATCGATATCTGTGTGA